In a single window of the Gossypium hirsutum isolate 1008001.06 chromosome A13, Gossypium_hirsutum_v2.1, whole genome shotgun sequence genome:
- the LOC107893264 gene encoding gibberellin receptor GID1C isoform X1: MARSNEVNLNECKMVVPLNTWVLISNFKLAYNLLRRPDGTFNRHLAEFLDRKVPANANPVDGVFSFDVLIDRGTSLLSRIYRPTTAEEPQLNIAELEKPVMAAVVPVIIFFHGGSFAHSSANSAIYDTLCRRLVSLCKAVVVSVNYRRAPENRYPCAYDDGWTALKWVNSRPWLQSQKDSKVHIYLAGDSSGGNIAHHVALRAIESGIDVLGNILLNPMFGGQERTESEKRLDGKYFVTLRDRDWYWRAYLPEGEDRDHLACNPFGPNGRSLEGIKFPKSLVVVAGLDLIQDWQLAYVEGLKKAGQEVKLLYMEQATIGFYLLPNNNHFHTVMDEISKFVSSDC, from the exons ATGGCTAGAAGTAATGAAGTCAACCTCAATGAATGCAAG ATGGTGGTTCCCCTAAATACGTGGGTCCTCATCTCCAATTTTAAGTTGGCTTACAATCTTCTTCGTCGACCTGATGGCACTTTCAATCGTCACTTGGCAGAGTTTCTTGATCGCAAAGTCCCTGCTAATGCGAACCCAGTTGATGGGGTTTTCTCGTTTGATGTTCTCATTGATCGTGGTACGAGCCTCCTGAGTCGGATTTATAGGCCGACTACAGCTGAAGAGCCTCAACTGAATATTGCTGAACTTGAGAAGCCTGTTATGGCGGCGGTGGTCCCTGTTATTATTTTCTTTCACGGTGGAAGCTTTGCACATTCCTCGGCTAATAGTGCTATATATGACACTCTATGTCGGAGATTGGTAAGCCTTTGTAAGGCTGTTGTGGTCTCCGTGAATTATCGCCGTGCACCTGAAAATAGATATCCGTGTGCTTATGATGATGGGTGGACTGCTCTCAAGTGGGTTAACTCTAGACCATGGCTTCAAAGTCAGAAAGATTCTAAGGTTCATATATATCTAGCTGGAGATAGCTCTGGTGGCAACATTGCACACCATGTTGCTCTGCGAGCCATAGAATCAGGAATTGATGTATTGGGAAATATATTGCTCAATCCAATGTTTGGTGGACAAGAAAGAACTGAATCTGAAAAGCGTTTAGATGGGAAATACTTTGTTACTCTACGAGATCGGGACTGGTATTGGAGAGCTTATCTTCCTGAAGGTGAAGACAGAGATCATCTTGCATGTAACCCTTTTGGACCAAACGGTAGAAGTCTCGAAGGAATCAAATTTCCAAAGAGTCTTGTCGTGGTTGCCGGCTTGGACCTTATTCAGGATTGGCAATTGGCTTATGTTGAAGGGCTCAAAAAAGCTGGGCAAGAGGTTAAACTTTTATACATGGAACAGGCCACGATTGGTTTCTACTTGTTGCCGAATAACAATCACTTCCATACTGTTATGGACGAGATAAGCAAATTCGTGAGTTCTGACTGTTAA
- the LOC107893264 gene encoding gibberellin receptor GID1A isoform X2, which yields MQEFLDRKVPANANPVDGVFSFDVLIDRGTSLLSRIYRPTTAEEPQLNIAELEKPVMAAVVPVIIFFHGGSFAHSSANSAIYDTLCRRLVSLCKAVVVSVNYRRAPENRYPCAYDDGWTALKWVNSRPWLQSQKDSKVHIYLAGDSSGGNIAHHVALRAIESGIDVLGNILLNPMFGGQERTESEKRLDGKYFVTLRDRDWYWRAYLPEGEDRDHLACNPFGPNGRSLEGIKFPKSLVVVAGLDLIQDWQLAYVEGLKKAGQEVKLLYMEQATIGFYLLPNNNHFHTVMDEISKFVSSDC from the exons ATGCAAG AGTTTCTTGATCGCAAAGTCCCTGCTAATGCGAACCCAGTTGATGGGGTTTTCTCGTTTGATGTTCTCATTGATCGTGGTACGAGCCTCCTGAGTCGGATTTATAGGCCGACTACAGCTGAAGAGCCTCAACTGAATATTGCTGAACTTGAGAAGCCTGTTATGGCGGCGGTGGTCCCTGTTATTATTTTCTTTCACGGTGGAAGCTTTGCACATTCCTCGGCTAATAGTGCTATATATGACACTCTATGTCGGAGATTGGTAAGCCTTTGTAAGGCTGTTGTGGTCTCCGTGAATTATCGCCGTGCACCTGAAAATAGATATCCGTGTGCTTATGATGATGGGTGGACTGCTCTCAAGTGGGTTAACTCTAGACCATGGCTTCAAAGTCAGAAAGATTCTAAGGTTCATATATATCTAGCTGGAGATAGCTCTGGTGGCAACATTGCACACCATGTTGCTCTGCGAGCCATAGAATCAGGAATTGATGTATTGGGAAATATATTGCTCAATCCAATGTTTGGTGGACAAGAAAGAACTGAATCTGAAAAGCGTTTAGATGGGAAATACTTTGTTACTCTACGAGATCGGGACTGGTATTGGAGAGCTTATCTTCCTGAAGGTGAAGACAGAGATCATCTTGCATGTAACCCTTTTGGACCAAACGGTAGAAGTCTCGAAGGAATCAAATTTCCAAAGAGTCTTGTCGTGGTTGCCGGCTTGGACCTTATTCAGGATTGGCAATTGGCTTATGTTGAAGGGCTCAAAAAAGCTGGGCAAGAGGTTAAACTTTTATACATGGAACAGGCCACGATTGGTTTCTACTTGTTGCCGAATAACAATCACTTCCATACTGTTATGGACGAGATAAGCAAATTCGTGAGTTCTGACTGTTAA
- the LOC107894790 gene encoding histidine-containing phosphotransfer protein 1 — MDLIQLQRQLVDYRTSLYHEGFLDEQFTQLQSLQDENNPDFVVEVVSLFFEDSERLLNELSKALEQQIIDFKRMDAQVHQLKGSSSSIGAHRVQKLCIVFRNYCEAHNVEGCLKCLQQVKHEYGIIKTKLESMFQLEQQILNAGGSIPV; from the exons ATGGATTTGATTCAGTTGCAAAGGCAACTAGTTGACTACAGAACCTCACTCTACCATGAG ggTTTTCTGGATGAACAATTCACCCAACTTCAGTCACTCCAAGATGAAAATAACCCAGATTTTGTTGTGGAAGTAGTGTCTCTTTTCTTTGAAGATTCTGAAAGACTTCTTAATGAACTGAGTAAAGCACT AGAGCAGCAGATCATAGATTTCAAAAGGATGGATGCTCAGGTTCACCAGTTGAAAGGTAGCAGCTCCAG CATTGGTGCTCACAGAGTTCAGAAACTCTGCATCGTCTTCCGGAACTATTGCGAAGCTCACAACGTGGAAGG ATGTCTTAAATGTCTGCAACAAGTGAAGCATGAGTATGGCATTATTAAAACCAAGCTTGAATCTATGTTCCAG CTTGAACAACAAATCTTGAATGCTGGTGGCTCAATCCCTGTGTAA
- the LOC107893265 gene encoding autophagy-related protein 18h isoform X2, whose protein sequence is MKSNGNIGNNKGSNIINNRTNSHNNNRYLPISLKFISSCIKTASSGVRSASASVAASISGDSHELQKDQVLWTSFDRLELGPSSFERVLLLGYSNGFQVLDVEDASNVNELVSRRDDPVTFLQMQPLPEKSEGHEGFRASHPLLLVVACDESKGSGLMRTGRDGLTRDGFDGPQTGNVLISPTAVRFYSLRSHNYVHVLRFRSTVYTVRCSPRIIAVGLATQIYCFDALTLENKFSILTYPVPQAGGQGMVGISIGYGPMAVGPRWLAYASNNPLQSNTGRLSPQNLSPSPGVSPSTSPSSGSLVARYAMESSWKVGRAASHAAETDIAGTVVVKDYVTRAVISQFRAHTSPISALCFDPSGTLLVTASIHGNNINIFRIMPSSTKNGSGSQSYDWSSSHVHLYKLHRGMTSAVIQDICFSPFSQWIAIVSSRGTCHIFVLSPFGGENVLQIQNSHVDGPILSPAVSLPWWSTPSFVIYSQTFSIPPPTVTLSVVSRIKNGNSWLNTVTNAASSVAGKASFPSGAFSAVFHNSLPNDVQQAQMKTNILEHLLVYTPSGHVVQYKLLPSFRGEAGENASRIGPGSAPQVQDEELRVKVETMQLQAWDVCRRTDWPEREECLSGMTHGRKEALEMKVDGSDSENNDAGHNDLSKAQDRSHLYLSNAEVQISSGRIPVWQNSKVSFYTMSPVGFEEQKFTADQSGGEIELEQMPAHEVEIRQKDLLPVFEHFHRLQSEWNRGFGGEKYPVSSEDAKARFSQVTVISHSKLMSPSSVENSDSGSTRSSYPSGIQSGKDDDGVKGQNSVLASTMLNQGNLNKDAGSASFNQSKVGVCHIEDTNSTNSMSSLTSGSLSGGRTVAKEVQFPNSDGTSDVSNTSSNRSDLSMNMLDEGPVNESQDFEQFFQEEYCKALPLSACSEPKKVITDVDNSISPCDREKSEEEVDNDDMLGGVFAFSEEGSFG, encoded by the exons ATGAAGAGCAACGGCAACATCGGAAACAACAAAGGCTCAAATATTATCAATAACAGAACTAACAGTCATAATAATAATCGTTATTTGCCGATTTCTTTGAAATTTATATCTTCCTGCATAAAAACAGCCTCTTCTGGTGTCCGGTCAGCTAGTGCCTCTGTTGCCGCTTCTATTTCTGGAGACAGTCACGAACTCCAAAAGGACCAG GTGCTCTGGACTTCCTTTGACAGACTAGAGCTTGGTCCATCATCTTTTGAACGAGTTCTCTTACTTGGATACTCCAATGGCTTTCAAGTTCTTGATGTTGAAGATGCCTCTAATGTCAACGAACTTGTTTCAAGGCGTGATGATCCAGTCACATTTTTACAAATGCAGCCACTTCCTGAAAAGTCAGAGGGTCATGAAGGATTTAGAGCATCGCATCCTTTACTTTTGGTTGTTGCCTGTGATGAGTCAAAGGGCTCAGGTTTGATGCGTACTGGAAGAGATGGATTGACTAGAGATGGTTTTGATGGGCCTCAAACTGGAAATGTTCTTATCTCTCCTACTGCTGTTCGGTTCTATTCACTAAGGTCTCATAATTATGTCCATGTACTAAGATTTCGGTCTACTGTGTATACAGTTAGATGCAGTCCTCGAATAATTGCTGTGGGGCTTGCAACACAA ATATACTGCTTCGATGCTCTCACTCTTGAAAACAAATTTAGCATCCTCACCTATCCTGTCCCTCAAGCAGGTGGCCAAGGAATGGTTGGGATTAGTATTGGATACGGACCCATGGCAGTGGGTCCCAGATGGTTAGCTTACGCTTCAAACAATCCATTGCAGTCCAACACAGGTCGGCTGAGTCCACAGAACCTTAGTCCTTCTCCTGGTGTTAGTCCATCAACTTCACCCAGCAGTGGGAGTCTTGTGGCTCGATATGCCATGGAATCTA GCTGGAAAGTTGGTCGGGCTGCTTCGCATGCTGCAGAGACTGATATTGCTGGGACG GTTGTTGTTAAAGATTATGTTACCAGGGCTGTTATATCACAGTTCAGGGCTCATACTAGTCCAATTTCTGCTCTATGTTTTGATCCGAGTGGGACTCTTCTAGTTACAGCCTCTATACATGgaaacaacataaatatttttCGGATCATGCCATCCTCAACAAAGAATGGATCTGGCTCTCAAAGCTATGATTGGAGTTCATCACATGTGCATCTTTACAAGCTCCATCGCGGGATGACGTCAGCT GTGATTCAAGATATTTGTTTTAGTCCTTTCAGTCAGTGGATTGCCATTGTCTCATCTCGGGGTACTTGCCATATTTTTGTTCTTTCCCCATTTGGTGGTGAGAATGTTCTCCAAATTCAGAATTCTCATGTAGATGGGCCTATCTTATCACCAGCTGTATCTCTCCCTTGGTGGTCCACTCCATCTTTCGTGATATACTCTCAAACATTTTCTATACCACCACCAACTGTAACCCTCTCTGTTGTTAGCAGAATAAAAAATGGTAACTCATGGCTTAATACAGTTACCAATGCTGCATCTTCTGTCGCTGGAAAGGCCTCGTTCCCCTCTGGTGCTTTTTCTGCTGTTTTTCATAACTCTTTACCTAATGATGTGCAACAAGCTCAAATGAAAACTAATATTTTGGAGCACCTATTAGTTTACACTCCTTCTGGTCATGTTGTTCAATATAAGCTATTGCCTTCATTTAGGGGAGAGGCTGGTGAAAATGCTTCAAGAATTGGACCAGGCTCTGCTCCTCAGGTACAAGATGAGGAATTACGGGTGAAAGTTGAAACTATGCAATTGCAAGCATGGGATGTATGCCGAAGAACAGATTGGCCAGAAAGAGAAGAATGTCTTTCTGGAATGACTCATGGAAGAAAAGAAGCATTAGAGATGAAGGTGGATGGTTCTGATTCTGAAAATAATGATGCTGGGCACAATGACCTGTCAAAGGCCCAAGACCGGTCTCACTTGTATCTTTCTAATGCAGAAGTGCAGATAAGCTCCGGAAGGATACCAGTCTGGCAGAATTCTAAG GTATCATTCTATACAATGAGTCCTGTGGGGTTTGAGGAGCAAAAATTCACTGCTGATCAATCTGGTGGAGAAATTGAATTAGAACAGATGCCTGCTCATGAGGTTGAAATTAGACAGAAGGATTTGTTGCCTGTTTTTGAGCATTTTCACAGGCTTCAATCTGAATGGAACAG AGGATTTGGCGGAGAAAAATATCCTGTGTCTTCTGAAGATGCCAAAGCAAGATTCTCTCAAGTCACTGTTATTTCTCACTCTAAGTTGATGTCACCTAGCTCAGTTGAAAACTCAGATAGTG GATCAACAAGGAGTTCGTATCCTTCTGGCATTCAATCTGGAAAGGATGATGATGGAGTAAAAGGACAAAATTCTGTTTTGGCATCAACTATGCTTAACCAGGGCAATCTGAACAAAGATGCTGGTTCAGCTTCGTTCAATCAATCAAAAGTGGGTGTTTGTCACATTGAAGATACTAACTCAACTAATAGTATGTCTTCCTTAACAAGTGGCTCCTTATCTGGTGGAAGAACTGTTGCAAAGGAGGTTCAGTTTCCAAACAGTGACGGAACCAGTGACGTTTCAAACACAAGTTCTAATCGATCTGATTTGAGTATGAACATGCTAGATGAGGGTCCAGTAAATGAGTCTCAGGATTTTGAGCAATTTTTTCAAGAAGAGTACTGCAAAGCATTACCCTTAAGTGCATGTTCTGAACCAAAGAAGGTTATTACTGATGTTGACAACAGCATCAGTCCTTGTGATAGAGAAAAATCTGAGGAAGAAGTTGACAATGATGATATGCTCGGGGGTGTTTTTGCCTTCTCCGAGGAAG GTTCTTTTGGTTAA
- the LOC107893265 gene encoding autophagy-related protein 18h isoform X1 codes for MKSNGNIGNNKGSNIINNRTNSHNNNRYLPISLKFISSCIKTASSGVRSASASVAASISGDSHELQKDQVLWTSFDRLELGPSSFERVLLLGYSNGFQVLDVEDASNVNELVSRRDDPVTFLQMQPLPEKSEGHEGFRASHPLLLVVACDESKGSGLMRTGRDGLTRDGFDGPQTGNVLISPTAVRFYSLRSHNYVHVLRFRSTVYTVRCSPRIIAVGLATQIYCFDALTLENKFSILTYPVPQAGGQGMVGISIGYGPMAVGPRWLAYASNNPLQSNTGRLSPQNLSPSPGVSPSTSPSSGSLVARYAMESSKQLAAGLINLGDMGYRTLSKYYQDLTPDGSGSPVSSHSGWKVGRAASHAAETDIAGTVVVKDYVTRAVISQFRAHTSPISALCFDPSGTLLVTASIHGNNINIFRIMPSSTKNGSGSQSYDWSSSHVHLYKLHRGMTSAVIQDICFSPFSQWIAIVSSRGTCHIFVLSPFGGENVLQIQNSHVDGPILSPAVSLPWWSTPSFVIYSQTFSIPPPTVTLSVVSRIKNGNSWLNTVTNAASSVAGKASFPSGAFSAVFHNSLPNDVQQAQMKTNILEHLLVYTPSGHVVQYKLLPSFRGEAGENASRIGPGSAPQVQDEELRVKVETMQLQAWDVCRRTDWPEREECLSGMTHGRKEALEMKVDGSDSENNDAGHNDLSKAQDRSHLYLSNAEVQISSGRIPVWQNSKVSFYTMSPVGFEEQKFTADQSGGEIELEQMPAHEVEIRQKDLLPVFEHFHRLQSEWNRGFGGEKYPVSSEDAKARFSQVTVISHSKLMSPSSVENSDSGSTRSSYPSGIQSGKDDDGVKGQNSVLASTMLNQGNLNKDAGSASFNQSKVGVCHIEDTNSTNSMSSLTSGSLSGGRTVAKEVQFPNSDGTSDVSNTSSNRSDLSMNMLDEGPVNESQDFEQFFQEEYCKALPLSACSEPKKVITDVDNSISPCDREKSEEEVDNDDMLGGVFAFSEEGSFG; via the exons ATGAAGAGCAACGGCAACATCGGAAACAACAAAGGCTCAAATATTATCAATAACAGAACTAACAGTCATAATAATAATCGTTATTTGCCGATTTCTTTGAAATTTATATCTTCCTGCATAAAAACAGCCTCTTCTGGTGTCCGGTCAGCTAGTGCCTCTGTTGCCGCTTCTATTTCTGGAGACAGTCACGAACTCCAAAAGGACCAG GTGCTCTGGACTTCCTTTGACAGACTAGAGCTTGGTCCATCATCTTTTGAACGAGTTCTCTTACTTGGATACTCCAATGGCTTTCAAGTTCTTGATGTTGAAGATGCCTCTAATGTCAACGAACTTGTTTCAAGGCGTGATGATCCAGTCACATTTTTACAAATGCAGCCACTTCCTGAAAAGTCAGAGGGTCATGAAGGATTTAGAGCATCGCATCCTTTACTTTTGGTTGTTGCCTGTGATGAGTCAAAGGGCTCAGGTTTGATGCGTACTGGAAGAGATGGATTGACTAGAGATGGTTTTGATGGGCCTCAAACTGGAAATGTTCTTATCTCTCCTACTGCTGTTCGGTTCTATTCACTAAGGTCTCATAATTATGTCCATGTACTAAGATTTCGGTCTACTGTGTATACAGTTAGATGCAGTCCTCGAATAATTGCTGTGGGGCTTGCAACACAA ATATACTGCTTCGATGCTCTCACTCTTGAAAACAAATTTAGCATCCTCACCTATCCTGTCCCTCAAGCAGGTGGCCAAGGAATGGTTGGGATTAGTATTGGATACGGACCCATGGCAGTGGGTCCCAGATGGTTAGCTTACGCTTCAAACAATCCATTGCAGTCCAACACAGGTCGGCTGAGTCCACAGAACCTTAGTCCTTCTCCTGGTGTTAGTCCATCAACTTCACCCAGCAGTGGGAGTCTTGTGGCTCGATATGCCATGGAATCTAGTAAGCAATTAGCTGCAGGGCTAATCAATCTGGGTGACATGGGTTACAGAACTTTATCAAAATACTATCAAGATCTTACTCCTGATGGTTCTGGTTCTCCTGTATCTTCACATTCAGGCTGGAAAGTTGGTCGGGCTGCTTCGCATGCTGCAGAGACTGATATTGCTGGGACG GTTGTTGTTAAAGATTATGTTACCAGGGCTGTTATATCACAGTTCAGGGCTCATACTAGTCCAATTTCTGCTCTATGTTTTGATCCGAGTGGGACTCTTCTAGTTACAGCCTCTATACATGgaaacaacataaatatttttCGGATCATGCCATCCTCAACAAAGAATGGATCTGGCTCTCAAAGCTATGATTGGAGTTCATCACATGTGCATCTTTACAAGCTCCATCGCGGGATGACGTCAGCT GTGATTCAAGATATTTGTTTTAGTCCTTTCAGTCAGTGGATTGCCATTGTCTCATCTCGGGGTACTTGCCATATTTTTGTTCTTTCCCCATTTGGTGGTGAGAATGTTCTCCAAATTCAGAATTCTCATGTAGATGGGCCTATCTTATCACCAGCTGTATCTCTCCCTTGGTGGTCCACTCCATCTTTCGTGATATACTCTCAAACATTTTCTATACCACCACCAACTGTAACCCTCTCTGTTGTTAGCAGAATAAAAAATGGTAACTCATGGCTTAATACAGTTACCAATGCTGCATCTTCTGTCGCTGGAAAGGCCTCGTTCCCCTCTGGTGCTTTTTCTGCTGTTTTTCATAACTCTTTACCTAATGATGTGCAACAAGCTCAAATGAAAACTAATATTTTGGAGCACCTATTAGTTTACACTCCTTCTGGTCATGTTGTTCAATATAAGCTATTGCCTTCATTTAGGGGAGAGGCTGGTGAAAATGCTTCAAGAATTGGACCAGGCTCTGCTCCTCAGGTACAAGATGAGGAATTACGGGTGAAAGTTGAAACTATGCAATTGCAAGCATGGGATGTATGCCGAAGAACAGATTGGCCAGAAAGAGAAGAATGTCTTTCTGGAATGACTCATGGAAGAAAAGAAGCATTAGAGATGAAGGTGGATGGTTCTGATTCTGAAAATAATGATGCTGGGCACAATGACCTGTCAAAGGCCCAAGACCGGTCTCACTTGTATCTTTCTAATGCAGAAGTGCAGATAAGCTCCGGAAGGATACCAGTCTGGCAGAATTCTAAG GTATCATTCTATACAATGAGTCCTGTGGGGTTTGAGGAGCAAAAATTCACTGCTGATCAATCTGGTGGAGAAATTGAATTAGAACAGATGCCTGCTCATGAGGTTGAAATTAGACAGAAGGATTTGTTGCCTGTTTTTGAGCATTTTCACAGGCTTCAATCTGAATGGAACAG AGGATTTGGCGGAGAAAAATATCCTGTGTCTTCTGAAGATGCCAAAGCAAGATTCTCTCAAGTCACTGTTATTTCTCACTCTAAGTTGATGTCACCTAGCTCAGTTGAAAACTCAGATAGTG GATCAACAAGGAGTTCGTATCCTTCTGGCATTCAATCTGGAAAGGATGATGATGGAGTAAAAGGACAAAATTCTGTTTTGGCATCAACTATGCTTAACCAGGGCAATCTGAACAAAGATGCTGGTTCAGCTTCGTTCAATCAATCAAAAGTGGGTGTTTGTCACATTGAAGATACTAACTCAACTAATAGTATGTCTTCCTTAACAAGTGGCTCCTTATCTGGTGGAAGAACTGTTGCAAAGGAGGTTCAGTTTCCAAACAGTGACGGAACCAGTGACGTTTCAAACACAAGTTCTAATCGATCTGATTTGAGTATGAACATGCTAGATGAGGGTCCAGTAAATGAGTCTCAGGATTTTGAGCAATTTTTTCAAGAAGAGTACTGCAAAGCATTACCCTTAAGTGCATGTTCTGAACCAAAGAAGGTTATTACTGATGTTGACAACAGCATCAGTCCTTGTGATAGAGAAAAATCTGAGGAAGAAGTTGACAATGATGATATGCTCGGGGGTGTTTTTGCCTTCTCCGAGGAAG GTTCTTTTGGTTAA